The Mus musculus strain C57BL/6J chromosome 2, GRCm38.p6 C57BL/6J genome has a window encoding:
- the Nkain4 gene encoding sodium/potassium-transporting ATPase subunit beta-1-interacting protein 4 isoform X2, whose protein sequence is MLCLVTALERQVFDFLGYQWAPILANFTHIIVVILGLFGTIQYRPRYIVVYVVWAAVWVTWNVFIICFYLEVGGLSKDSELLTFNLSGHRSWWEEHGPGCLHEEEATAGLGALHGQSLVVGAGCAMVHSYVEALHSGLQILLALLGFVYGCYVVSVLTEEEDSCLHK, encoded by the exons ATGCTGTGCTTG GTCACAGCTCTGGAACGGCAAGTCTTTGACTTCCTGGGTTACCAGTGGGCACCCATCCTGGCCAACTTCACCCACATCATCGTGGTCATCTTGGGGCTCTTCGGCACCATTCAATACCGGCCACGCTACATCGTGGTG TATGTTGTATGGGCAGCTGTCTGGGTTACCTGGAATGTCTTCATTATCTGCTTCTACCTGGAAGTGGGGGGCCTCTCAAAG gACAGTGAACTTTTGACCTTCAATCTCTCTGGGCATCGTTCCTGGTGGGAAGAGCATGGGCCAGGCTGTCTTCACGAGGAGGAGGCCACAGCTGGCCTGGGTGCACTGCATGGACAGTCCTTGGTGGTGGGTGCTGGCTGTGCCATGGTGCACAGCTATGTGGAAGCCCTGCATAGTGGCCTGCAGATCCTGCTAGCG CTCCTGGGTTTTGTCTATGGTTGCTACGTGGTCAGCGTGCTCACAGAAGAAGAGGACAGCT